A genomic segment from Equus przewalskii isolate Varuska chromosome X, EquPr2, whole genome shotgun sequence encodes:
- the SMIM9 gene encoding small integral membrane protein 9, whose translation MDSPQNLLSIGFLLCSLACLLETVGSSTSPLSAFGVEGKAGSKLRSMENHRSWLSNFREYLGDLIKSSVPPAAIFALLVITALMGTLCCLTIFVGETFH comes from the exons ATGGACTCTCCCCAGAATCTGCTGAGCATTGGATTTCTGCTGTGCTCTCTGGCTTGCCTCCTGGAGACTGTAGGTTCCTCAACATCGCCTTTATCTGCCTTTGGAGTAGAAGGCAAAGCAGGATCAAAACTACGCTCAATGG AAAATCACAGATCCTGGCTGAGCAACTTCAGGGAGTACTTGGGGGATCTCATCAAGAGCTCCGTACCTCCAGCAGCCATTTTTGCTTTGCTTGTCATCACAGCACTGATGGGGACCCTCTGCTGCCTCAC taTTTTTGTAGGTGAAACATTCCATTGA